Proteins from a genomic interval of Lysobacter arenosi:
- a CDS encoding glycosyltransferase, producing the protein MGLSWTEVRFLYDRGTGLFRRGLTSLRTRGVRASWERVLKQFYRVPDTQLLALYLPQQEPFAPFSVPFSSMPRASIVIPVYNQFEHTLACLRAIAAHPPQASIEIIVVDDGSSDATESSLVQVEGLRYHRRRQNGGFIAACNDGASQATGEYLVFLNNDTIPQPGWLDVLLSTFDQHPGTGLAGSQLLYPDGRLQEAGGIVRNDGRADNLGRLRSAMEPEFSYVRRVDYCSGAAIAIHRDLFAQFGGFDTHFSPAYYEDTDLGMKVTAAGLRAICQTGSKVVHLEGITSGTDVRRGIKRHQVRNQELFQQRWASRLQSHPDHEQASARTTDRHYTRVVLVIDALTPQPDRDSGSLRLFNLMRLLKEEGAHVVFIPANRAHDGRYTEALQQLGVEVWYAPFAKRPHAWLRDHGARFDTVVVCRHYVLREWLPLLRKFAPQAKLVFDTVDLHYLRERRGAELAVDQALMRASERTRALELDMIARSDATLVVSEVERSLLAQDAPAAQVDILSNLHHIQGRGLPFAQRHDLVFVGGFRHPPNVDAVRWFVNEVFPLVHAQEPRIVFHCIGSDTPAEIEELASQPGVLVHGHVPDLSPYMDGARICVAPLRYGAGVKGKVNLSMAHGQPVVATACAVEGMHLRNGEDVLVADDAAGFAEAILRLYRDEALWQRLADNGLANVERHFSLDAGRDVVRRVLLGARA; encoded by the coding sequence ATGGGCCTGAGCTGGACCGAGGTACGGTTTCTATACGACCGGGGAACCGGACTGTTCCGGCGGGGTTTGACCAGCCTGCGCACGCGCGGCGTGCGTGCCTCCTGGGAACGGGTCCTGAAGCAGTTCTACCGCGTGCCCGACACCCAGCTGCTGGCCCTGTACCTGCCGCAGCAGGAGCCGTTCGCCCCGTTTTCGGTGCCGTTCTCGTCGATGCCGCGGGCCAGCATCGTCATTCCGGTCTACAACCAGTTCGAGCACACCCTCGCCTGCCTGCGCGCCATTGCGGCCCACCCGCCGCAGGCAAGCATCGAGATCATCGTCGTCGATGACGGCTCCTCCGATGCCACCGAGTCGTCGCTGGTCCAGGTGGAAGGCTTGCGCTATCACCGTCGCCGCCAGAACGGTGGGTTCATCGCCGCGTGCAACGACGGCGCATCGCAGGCCACCGGCGAGTACCTGGTATTCCTGAACAACGACACGATTCCCCAGCCCGGCTGGCTGGACGTGCTGCTGTCGACATTCGACCAGCATCCGGGCACCGGACTGGCCGGCTCGCAGCTGCTCTACCCGGATGGACGCCTGCAGGAAGCCGGCGGCATCGTCCGCAACGACGGACGCGCCGACAACCTCGGCCGCCTGCGCTCGGCTATGGAGCCGGAGTTCAGCTATGTACGGCGGGTCGATTACTGCTCGGGTGCCGCGATCGCGATTCATCGCGACCTGTTCGCGCAGTTTGGCGGTTTCGACACCCACTTCTCCCCCGCCTACTACGAGGACACCGACCTGGGCATGAAGGTGACCGCCGCAGGATTGCGCGCGATCTGCCAGACCGGGTCGAAGGTCGTCCATCTCGAGGGCATCACCTCGGGTACCGATGTCCGCCGCGGCATCAAGCGCCACCAGGTGCGCAACCAGGAACTGTTCCAGCAGCGCTGGGCCTCGCGCCTGCAGTCCCATCCCGACCACGAGCAGGCAAGTGCACGGACCACCGATCGCCACTACACGCGCGTCGTGCTGGTCATCGATGCACTGACCCCGCAACCGGATCGCGATTCGGGCTCCCTGCGACTGTTCAACCTGATGCGATTGCTGAAGGAGGAAGGCGCCCACGTCGTTTTCATCCCCGCCAACCGCGCCCATGACGGTCGTTACACCGAGGCGCTGCAGCAGTTGGGCGTCGAGGTCTGGTATGCCCCGTTTGCCAAGCGGCCACATGCCTGGTTGCGTGATCACGGCGCACGCTTCGATACGGTGGTCGTCTGCCGGCACTATGTACTGCGCGAATGGCTGCCGCTGCTTCGCAAGTTCGCGCCGCAGGCGAAGCTGGTGTTCGACACGGTCGACCTGCATTACCTGCGCGAGCGTCGTGGCGCGGAGCTGGCGGTCGACCAGGCACTCATGCGCGCATCCGAGCGTACCCGCGCCCTCGAACTGGACATGATCGCGCGCAGCGACGCGACACTGGTGGTCAGCGAGGTCGAGCGCAGCCTGCTGGCGCAGGACGCGCCCGCCGCGCAGGTCGATATCCTATCCAACCTGCACCACATCCAGGGCCGTGGCCTGCCGTTCGCACAGCGACATGACCTGGTGTTCGTCGGTGGTTTCCGCCACCCACCGAACGTCGATGCGGTCCGCTGGTTCGTCAACGAAGTGTTTCCGCTGGTGCACGCGCAAGAACCGCGGATCGTCTTCCACTGCATAGGCAGCGACACTCCGGCGGAGATCGAGGAACTGGCGTCGCAACCGGGCGTGCTTGTCCACGGCCACGTGCCGGACCTGTCGCCCTACATGGACGGCGCCCGCATCTGCGTGGCTCCGCTGCGATACGGCGCCGGCGTCAAGGGCAAGGTCAACCTCAGCATGGCCCATGGCCAGCCGGTGGTGGCCACGGCCTGTGCGGTCGAAGGCATGCACCTGCGCAACGGCGAGGACGTGCTGGTGGCCGACGATGCCGCCGGTTTCGCCGAAGCGATCCTGCGGCTGTATCGCGACGAGGCGCTATGGCAGCGCCTGGCCGACAACGGCCTGGCCAACGTCGAGCGGCACTTCTCGCTCGATGCCGGGCGCGACGTGGTGCGGCGCGTGCTGCTCGGCGCCAGGGCCTGA